The DNA region AACACTCTTAAAGAAGAGGGTGCCCAAGTACTTTTACTGGTGCCAGAAATTAACTTAACTCCGCAACTAGAAAGACGCGTGAAAGCCTATTTCCCTGATAAAAAAATGGCGGTATTACATAGCGGTGTTAGCGAAAAGAAACGAGGCGTTGCTTGGTATGAGGCAATGACTGGCAAAGCGCAAATTATTTTAGGAACCAGGCTAGCAGCTTTAACGCCTATACCTAACTTACGAGCCATCGTGGTGGATGAAGAGCACGATCCATCTTATAAGCAACAAGATGGGACTCGATATTCAGCAAGAGATTTAGCAATCTGGCGAGCGCATGATCAAAAAATTCCCATCCTCTTGTCTTCTGCCACGCCCTCACTAGAAACCTGGTTAGCCGCTCAATCGGGGCGCTATGAAAATATTCGACTTGATCAGCGCGCTCAAGGCGCAGCTCTACCTAGTGTGCACTTAATTAATACACGTGATCCACAAAATCAATTTAGCCCAGGCGATGCAGGTGTGCCCAAACAAAAAAGTCTGATTACAAAAACACTTGCAAATGCGATTAGCAAGTCACTTGTAGAAAAAAAGCAAAGTTTGATTTTGATTAATAGGCGCGGTTATGCTCCGGTACTCAGTTGTTCAGCATGTAATTGGCTATCAAAATGTACGCAATGCTCTACCTATACAGTAATGCATAAGGCCGGCGCTTTAAGTAAAAGATCGGTATTGAATTGCCATCATTGTGGGTTGGTAAAACCCATCCCACAGTTTTGCCCTGATTGTGGAAATGCAGATCTTAAAACGCTTGGTCATGGGACTCAAAAATTAGAAGATGCCATTGAGGAAATGTGGCCACAAGCGAGGGTATTGCGGGTCGATACAGATTCAAGCAGAAAGAGTAAAGGAGCAGAAGCGCTCTTTACCGAAATACATGATGGCAATGTTGACATTATCGTTGGCACTCAAATGATTGCCAAAGGACATGATTATCAAAACATTGGATTAGTCGCCGTGCTGGACGCAGATAGCCGACTCTATTCAGCAGACTTTAGGGCGGCCGAAAGATTATTTACGCAGTTAGTTCAGGTGGCCGGACGCGCAGGAAGGTCGGGCACCAAAGGTGAAACTGGGGGAGATATTTATATCGAGACACAATACCCAAAGGCGCCTGTATTTCAGTATTTGTTAAGACATGATGTCGATGGATTTTTAGCATTTACTGCCAAAGAGCGCGAAGAGGCGAAATTACCGCCCTACTCGTATCAAGCGCTTATTCATGCAGAAGGTAAAAGCCTAGATCGGGCGATTCAGTTTTTGAATGAACTCAAGGCGCGTATAAAAACTCAGGGTCTGATTACGAGAGAGCTTAAAGTGTACGACCCAGTACCTAAGCCAGTCATGCGGGTGGCGGGTGCAGAGCGCGCCCAATTATTAATTGAGTCAGGTAATCGCAAGTTACTACAAGAAACGCTTGAAATAATTGATCAAGAATTGCGCCAAGATTCCACAGGAAGAATCAGTAAAACATCACGTATTCGATGGTTGATAGAGCGCGATCCGATTGCTATCTAAGCACCGGCGCTAGACTCGTATTGTGCGAGCGACATTAAGTTGTTTAGGTCAGTACTCAGCGTCTCAGTAGATGTTGGTTTAATTTTAAATAACCAAACTGCATACGGCTGAGTATTCACCACCTCAGGGCTGACATTCACCTCTTCATTGAGGGCAACAATTTCACCGCTGATAGGAGCATGAATATCGCTTGCTGCCTTAACGGACTCTATTGCAGCAATGGCTTCGCCCCGCTTTACTTGTTGGCCAATTTTTGGCGCCTGGAAAAACATGACATCACCCAAAGCTTCTTGCGCATGATTGCTAATGCCTACCCAAACTAGCCCATCATCTTCGATGCTAGCCCACTCATGTGTTTCTGCGAATTTAAATGTGTCTTGAGTTTTCATTGAGTGTTCTGTGGACTATGTCGACGTTTGCTGAAGAGCGCGCCAAAGCAATCCCTATTGAGGATTGTTTAATCGCAAATTAGTAAAGCTAAATGAAGATTTAGGTTTTTGCTGAGCCAGTACGGTGTGTACGGTTGTATA from Polynucleobacter sp. AP-Elch-400A-B2 includes:
- the priA gene encoding primosomal protein N', which codes for MVVQVVVDKPLVQGFDYLWDIEKLGKLPEIGNVVEVPFARSKEIGLIVRVSNHSDYEIGKLKYVDRLAPLPVLDPALLRLMSFTSHYYIHALGETVLPVIPQMWKKADEWEKIPEKLESADKKGKKKLVAVAEGLITVEQLNSDQKVALCQLLADGQKENQFRAILLQGQTGSGKTAVFLNWLTNTLKEEGAQVLLLVPEINLTPQLERRVKAYFPDKKMAVLHSGVSEKKRGVAWYEAMTGKAQIILGTRLAALTPIPNLRAIVVDEEHDPSYKQQDGTRYSARDLAIWRAHDQKIPILLSSATPSLETWLAAQSGRYENIRLDQRAQGAALPSVHLINTRDPQNQFSPGDAGVPKQKSLITKTLANAISKSLVEKKQSLILINRRGYAPVLSCSACNWLSKCTQCSTYTVMHKAGALSKRSVLNCHHCGLVKPIPQFCPDCGNADLKTLGHGTQKLEDAIEEMWPQARVLRVDTDSSRKSKGAEALFTEIHDGNVDIIVGTQMIAKGHDYQNIGLVAVLDADSRLYSADFRAAERLFTQLVQVAGRAGRSGTKGETGGDIYIETQYPKAPVFQYLLRHDVDGFLAFTAKEREEAKLPPYSYQALIHAEGKSLDRAIQFLNELKARIKTQGLITRELKVYDPVPKPVMRVAGAERAQLLIESGNRKLLQETLEIIDQELRQDSTGRISKTSRIRWLIERDPIAI
- the gcvH gene encoding glycine cleavage system protein GcvH → MKTQDTFKFAETHEWASIEDDGLVWVGISNHAQEALGDVMFFQAPKIGQQVKRGEAIAAIESVKAASDIHAPISGEIVALNEEVNVSPEVVNTQPYAVWLFKIKPTSTETLSTDLNNLMSLAQYESSAGA